The following proteins are co-located in the Verrucomicrobiia bacterium genome:
- a CDS encoding acetylornithine transaminase translates to MKDIVPQPPIVQNQQQSVLELFQRNVVPSYGRFEIVFSHGAGSHLWDVNGKRYLDLGSGIAVCSLGHAHPAVTEALIEQSKRLVHISNLYYHESQGRLAQKIVSQIAPGKVFFANSGAEANEGLYKIARKFGHDEGRFEVITAVNSFHGRTLAGISATGQEKVKKGFEPMVQGFRHVPFNDLEAMKAAISPATAAILIEGIQGEGGITPTTVEYLLGLRQLCDEKKLLLMMDGVQCGHFRTGRFQSFQRILEGVPGGEKFLPDAISMAKSLGGGFPMGAFWVRSEVHGVKLEDILGPGTHGTTYGGTPLGCAVALKVLEVIEQEKLADNARNLGSYLKDGLEHMAKTYPHVVKNVRGLGFMLGFELAADLPAFKASDKAASIQFVNRLHSMGLMTIPSGAQVIRLLPSLNLQKSDAEEGLAIIERAIKAVA, encoded by the coding sequence CCATGGCGCGGGCAGCCATTTGTGGGATGTGAACGGGAAGCGCTATCTGGATCTGGGTAGCGGCATCGCGGTGTGTTCACTCGGGCACGCGCATCCGGCGGTGACGGAGGCGCTCATCGAGCAATCGAAGCGGTTAGTGCATATCTCCAATCTTTACTACCACGAATCGCAGGGGCGGTTGGCGCAGAAGATCGTGAGCCAGATCGCGCCGGGCAAGGTGTTCTTCGCGAACAGCGGGGCGGAGGCGAATGAAGGCCTCTACAAGATCGCGCGGAAGTTCGGTCATGATGAAGGACGGTTCGAGGTCATCACGGCGGTGAATTCGTTCCACGGACGGACGCTCGCGGGCATCTCCGCCACGGGGCAGGAGAAGGTGAAGAAGGGGTTTGAGCCGATGGTGCAAGGGTTCCGCCATGTGCCGTTCAACGATCTGGAAGCGATGAAGGCGGCGATCTCGCCTGCCACGGCCGCGATCTTGATCGAAGGCATTCAGGGCGAGGGTGGCATCACGCCGACGACGGTCGAGTATCTGCTCGGTCTGCGGCAGTTGTGCGATGAGAAGAAGTTGCTGCTCATGATGGATGGCGTGCAGTGCGGGCATTTCCGCACGGGCCGGTTCCAGAGTTTTCAACGGATCCTTGAAGGCGTGCCCGGTGGGGAGAAGTTCCTGCCGGATGCGATCTCCATGGCGAAGTCGCTCGGTGGCGGTTTCCCAATGGGTGCCTTCTGGGTGCGGAGCGAGGTGCATGGCGTGAAGCTGGAGGATATCCTCGGGCCGGGCACGCATGGCACGACGTATGGCGGCACACCCTTGGGCTGTGCGGTGGCGCTGAAGGTCTTGGAAGTGATCGAGCAGGAGAAGCTCGCGGACAACGCGCGCAATCTGGGCAGTTACTTGAAGGATGGCTTGGAGCACATGGCCAAGACGTATCCGCACGTGGTGAAGAATGTGCGGGGACTGGGCTTCATGCTGGGCTTTGAGCTGGCGGCGGACTTGCCAGCGTTCAAGGCGAGTGACAAGGCGGCCTCGATCCAGTTCGTGAACCGCCTGCATAGCATGGGTCTCATGACGATTCCTTCCGGCGCGCAAGTGATCCGGTTGTTGCCTTCTTTGAATCTGCAGAAGAGTGATGCGGAGGAGGGGTTGGCGATCATTGAGCGGGCGATAAAAGCGGTGGCGTAA